A genomic segment from Nostoc sp. ATCC 53789 encodes:
- a CDS encoding HNH endonuclease: MSQGVYPNNWKQIATALKADCDWRCTKCGKVCLRPGEKPPDWTKSQRKAHTLQVHHWNCDPGDNRLENLACLCSGCHLYYHRFGRGNISPGQLSLFAQKKVS; this comes from the coding sequence ATGAGTCAGGGTGTATATCCAAACAATTGGAAACAAATTGCAACAGCGCTAAAAGCTGACTGTGATTGGCGTTGTACTAAATGTGGTAAGGTCTGCTTACGTCCTGGGGAAAAACCACCTGATTGGACAAAATCCCAGCGCAAAGCTCATACACTTCAGGTACATCACTGGAATTGTGACCCTGGTGACAATCGGCTGGAGAACTTGGCTTGCCTGTGTAGTGGCTGTCACCTTTATTACCATCGATTTGGACGCGGAAATATTTCTCCTGGACAGTTGTCACTGTTTGCCCAAAAGAAAGTTAGCTAA
- a CDS encoding lysophospholipid acyltransferase family protein: MPIWSWFYRYYFQVKTDGWHHIPTEGKVLLVGSHNGGMASPDLVMMMYDWFSRFGTERLVYGLMHPYAWKVSPEIAQLAQKVGAIVAHPKMASAAFEMGASVLVYPGGQYDMFRPHSQRYKINFAENKGFVKLALKQEVPIIPVISVGAHDTLIVLCDCYAKVKQLHELGLPWLYQIDPGIFPIYLGLPWGLSIGPLPNIPLPVQIHTRVCRPITFERYGQDAAKDRNYVNACYELVHNQMQEELNQLVIDTQKSP; the protein is encoded by the coding sequence ATGCCTATATGGTCATGGTTTTACCGTTACTATTTTCAAGTAAAAACTGATGGATGGCATCACATACCAACAGAAGGAAAAGTCTTACTGGTTGGTTCCCATAATGGCGGAATGGCTTCTCCAGATTTAGTAATGATGATGTATGATTGGTTTTCTAGATTTGGAACAGAGCGTTTGGTGTATGGTCTAATGCACCCTTATGCTTGGAAAGTGAGTCCAGAGATAGCCCAATTAGCTCAGAAAGTTGGAGCGATTGTTGCACATCCAAAGATGGCCAGTGCAGCTTTTGAGATGGGGGCTAGCGTTCTGGTGTATCCGGGAGGACAATATGATATGTTTCGTCCTCATAGCCAACGCTATAAAATTAATTTTGCTGAGAATAAGGGCTTTGTCAAGCTGGCTTTAAAACAAGAAGTTCCAATTATTCCAGTGATTTCTGTAGGCGCTCATGATACGTTGATTGTTTTATGTGATTGCTATGCAAAAGTCAAACAACTACATGAGTTAGGATTGCCGTGGCTTTATCAAATAGACCCAGGAATTTTCCCAATTTATTTAGGTTTACCTTGGGGCTTGTCTATTGGGCCTCTGCCTAATATTCCTCTACCTGTGCAGATTCATACTCGTGTATGCCGTCCAATTACTTTTGAAAGATATGGTCAAGATGCAGCTAAGGATCGTAATTATGTGAATGCTTGTTATGAATTAGTTCATAACCAAATGCAAGAAGAGCTAAATCAATTGGTTATAGATACTCAAAAATCCCCATAA